In the Clostridia bacterium genome, one interval contains:
- a CDS encoding fumarylacetoacetate hydrolase family protein: protein MIWVRFVAKDQVSYGLLEGQTIRRVKGDPYQGFDTTEETFTLGTTQLLCPCVPTKIIAIGLNYADHARESNLEIPKEPVVFLKAPSALIGPKQDIIYPRNSRKVEYEAELAIVIGKQAKRVSQEKARDFILGYTCANDVSARDWQFRDGGQWTLGKSFDTFAPIGPWINSTIDPSDLAIKSKVNGEVRQDSSTREMIFGVNFLVSFLSQVMTLEPGDVILTGTPPGVGTLRPGDEVTIEIEGLGELTNRVVPDVG from the coding sequence TTGATCTGGGTTAGATTTGTAGCCAAGGACCAAGTTTCTTATGGGCTCTTAGAAGGGCAAACTATCCGGCGAGTAAAGGGAGACCCGTACCAGGGGTTTGATACTACCGAAGAAACTTTTACTTTAGGGACAACCCAGTTGCTCTGCCCTTGCGTACCCACTAAAATCATTGCCATTGGGCTCAATTACGCCGATCACGCCCGTGAATCCAACCTAGAGATACCTAAAGAACCAGTGGTTTTTTTAAAAGCGCCTTCGGCTTTAATTGGACCCAAGCAGGATATTATTTATCCCCGCAACAGCAGGAAAGTCGAATATGAAGCTGAACTAGCAATAGTGATTGGTAAGCAGGCTAAACGGGTTAGCCAAGAGAAAGCCAGGGACTTTATCTTAGGTTATACGTGCGCTAACGATGTTTCCGCTCGAGATTGGCAATTTAGGGACGGGGGACAGTGGACTTTAGGCAAATCGTTTGACACCTTTGCACCCATTGGTCCTTGGATCAATAGCACAATTGATCCCTCTGATCTAGCCATTAAAAGTAAAGTCAACGGCGAGGTGAGGCAGGACTCTTCTACCCGAGAGATGATTTTTGGGGTCAACTTCTTGGTGAGCTTTTTATCCCAGGTAATGACGCTGGAGCCAGGGGATGTCATTCTAACTGGTACTCCCCCTGGGGTTGGGACCTTAAGGCCAGGAGACGAGGTTACCATAGAAATCGAAGGTCTTGGGGAGCTTACCAACCGAGTAGTTCCCGATGTTGGTTAG
- the pheA gene encoding prephenate dehydratase, which produces MHGRTLGYLGPPGTFSEEAAHLFIKAQARKSHGWRLVPLSSIDEIVEAVASGDLEKGIIPLENSIEGSINVTTDCIMKHPEIKLEGEVIVDVDHCLAVKQHSSDSSDQFRGITTLYSHPQALAQCKGYIQRRLPGAEIRYAPSTAEAASLVASGGADLAAICSPWAARVYGLDILAYKIQDYPLNQTRFGVVGLECPTPTGDDKTSILFSLEDFPGSLYLVLEIFAKAGINLTRIESRPARVGIGKYYFLLDFVGHREDPVVSEVLKEVQGQVTYLRVLGSYPCFRWQGSPARMSALGPPTHAPEPLGKAQTEAGRVAAKIAIIGLGLIGGSLGLALMEQPCIREVIGIDRDARAVEQALKRQAIHRGYLLDEAEEILKGVDTVFLAVPISEVRKTLSWLYQFVSNGCLVTDVASCKEGIVSFARTLSSNAVPFIGGHPLAGSEQKGIGAADRYLFENAAYILTPYSDSPLWAIEKLTSMIQSIGARVLFMSPGEHDRIVASISHLPHVVASALVNTAGGRQDSGSNAIALASGGFRDTTRVASSDPELWAGIILENREYVLEALEHFCQNLDRVRGWLLSAEGEYCRQHLCDWLAQARHLRASIPRRLRGLLPQQFDVIAEVPDKPGWIGLIGTLLGQHGINIADIQVLTVREGEAGSLRLSFAKAEEAEQAEAILKAGGVRARCREKKGA; this is translated from the coding sequence ATGCATGGTCGGACCTTAGGCTACCTTGGGCCGCCGGGCACATTTTCTGAGGAAGCCGCTCACCTTTTCATCAAGGCACAAGCTAGAAAAAGCCACGGGTGGCGGCTAGTTCCCTTGAGTAGCATTGACGAGATAGTTGAAGCAGTAGCCAGCGGAGACCTAGAAAAGGGCATTATTCCTTTGGAAAACTCCATTGAAGGCTCAATTAACGTAACCACCGATTGTATCATGAAACACCCAGAGATAAAGCTAGAGGGAGAAGTCATTGTTGATGTAGATCATTGCCTTGCGGTTAAACAGCACAGTAGCGATTCATCCGATCAATTCCGAGGCATAACCACGCTGTATTCGCACCCACAGGCACTGGCTCAGTGCAAAGGATACATCCAGCGGCGACTTCCCGGAGCTGAAATTAGATACGCTCCCAGTACGGCTGAAGCAGCTAGCCTGGTAGCTAGCGGAGGTGCTGACCTAGCAGCAATTTGTTCACCGTGGGCGGCCAGGGTCTATGGTTTAGACATTCTGGCTTATAAGATCCAAGATTATCCACTTAATCAGACCAGGTTTGGGGTGGTTGGCCTGGAATGTCCTACACCGACCGGGGACGATAAAACCTCCATCCTTTTTTCCTTAGAGGACTTTCCCGGTTCACTTTACCTGGTACTGGAAATATTCGCTAAAGCCGGTATCAACCTAACTCGAATTGAGTCTAGACCGGCCAGAGTTGGCATCGGAAAATACTATTTCCTGCTCGATTTTGTAGGCCATCGAGAAGATCCAGTAGTGTCCGAAGTTTTAAAAGAGGTACAAGGTCAAGTTACCTATTTGCGAGTCTTGGGATCATATCCTTGCTTTCGCTGGCAGGGTAGCCCGGCCAGAATGTCTGCCCTCGGACCACCTACTCATGCTCCCGAGCCTTTGGGTAAGGCTCAAACTGAAGCTGGCAGAGTTGCCGCCAAAATAGCTATCATTGGGCTAGGATTAATTGGTGGATCGCTGGGCCTAGCCCTCATGGAACAGCCATGCATTCGGGAGGTTATCGGTATAGACAGGGATGCCAGGGCAGTGGAGCAAGCATTGAAGCGGCAGGCAATACATAGGGGGTATCTACTAGATGAAGCAGAGGAAATCTTAAAAGGTGTAGATACTGTGTTCCTTGCCGTCCCAATCTCTGAGGTAAGAAAAACCCTGTCCTGGCTTTACCAATTTGTATCTAACGGTTGCCTTGTAACTGATGTTGCCAGCTGTAAAGAGGGGATAGTAAGTTTCGCTCGAACATTATCCTCAAATGCTGTTCCTTTTATCGGGGGACACCCTTTGGCCGGATCTGAGCAAAAGGGCATAGGGGCTGCCGATCGCTACCTCTTTGAAAACGCTGCCTATATTTTAACACCTTATTCCGACAGTCCACTCTGGGCCATTGAAAAGCTCACATCGATGATCCAATCCATTGGAGCTAGAGTTTTATTTATGTCTCCAGGGGAGCACGATCGGATTGTTGCTAGCATAAGCCACCTACCTCATGTGGTTGCCAGTGCCTTAGTAAATACCGCTGGGGGTAGACAAGACTCGGGTTCCAATGCCATAGCCCTAGCATCTGGAGGCTTCCGGGATACTACCAGGGTGGCCTCAAGCGATCCGGAACTTTGGGCAGGAATTATTTTGGAGAACCGCGAATATGTGCTAGAGGCTTTGGAACATTTCTGCCAAAACCTCGATCGAGTCCGAGGATGGCTGTTGTCTGCCGAGGGCGAATATTGCCGCCAGCACCTTTGTGATTGGTTGGCCCAAGCCCGGCACCTACGTGCTAGCATTCCGCGCCGATTACGCGGTCTTCTTCCTCAACAATTTGATGTAATTGCTGAGGTGCCAGATAAACCTGGTTGGATAGGGCTAATTGGCACCCTATTAGGTCAACATGGAATCAATATTGCGGATATCCAGGTATTGACTGTGCGTGAGGGAGAAGCAGGGTCGTTGAGGCTAAGTTTTGCCAAAGCTGAAGAAGCAGAGCAGGCCGAGGCAATTCTCAAGGCTGGTGGCGTCCGAGCTCGTTGTCGAGAGAAGAAAGGAGCATGA
- the aroA gene encoding 3-phosphoshikimate 1-carboxyvinyltransferase — translation MDIVVQPARKLRGTIMVPGDKSISHRAVIIGSIAEGKTEITGFLHAQDCLATLTCMRQLGASIDYDPRHQKVTIEGKGLEGLEEPQDVLDAGNSGTTARLLLGLLSGQRFFSVITGDNSLRRRPMDRVTIPLRAMGARLQGREGGKWLPVSIEGTRLHGIKHRLRVASAQTKSALLLAGLYSSGSTEVQQPASTRDHTERLLQAFGAQVEQKGNSIAVVGGCRLQGQKVEVPGDISSAAFFLVAGCLVPKSEIIVRDVGVNPSRTGILRILQSMGADIELFNRCEKLEPTSDVVVRSSTLRAVNITSEMVPDLIDELPVIAVAACLASGTTTIRGASELRVKESDRLAAISSELSRLGAKIQELDDGLIIEGVPRLRGGRVRSFGDHRIAMALAIAGIACESPVIIEGAEAVDISFPDFFCTLESLR, via the coding sequence TTGGATATAGTTGTCCAACCAGCCCGCAAGTTACGAGGGACAATTATGGTCCCAGGCGATAAGTCAATCTCGCATAGGGCCGTCATAATAGGCTCCATTGCAGAGGGAAAAACAGAAATCACGGGCTTTTTACATGCCCAAGATTGCCTAGCCACCCTTACTTGCATGCGCCAATTAGGTGCCTCAATTGATTACGATCCAAGACACCAAAAGGTTACTATTGAAGGAAAGGGATTGGAAGGTCTCGAAGAACCCCAGGATGTCCTAGATGCTGGTAATTCTGGCACTACTGCTCGGCTATTGCTGGGGCTTCTGTCAGGACAGAGGTTTTTTTCTGTGATAACAGGAGACAACTCCTTGCGCCGTCGACCCATGGATAGAGTAACAATTCCGCTACGGGCCATGGGTGCCCGGCTGCAAGGCAGAGAGGGCGGAAAATGGCTTCCCGTATCCATCGAAGGTACTCGGCTGCATGGTATTAAGCACCGCCTTCGGGTTGCTAGTGCCCAGACAAAATCGGCATTGCTGCTTGCGGGGTTGTATTCTTCGGGCAGCACCGAGGTCCAACAACCGGCTTCTACTCGCGATCACACAGAGCGCCTACTGCAAGCTTTTGGAGCTCAAGTGGAGCAAAAGGGTAACTCCATAGCCGTGGTTGGTGGTTGCCGCTTGCAAGGGCAAAAAGTGGAAGTTCCTGGTGATATATCTTCAGCCGCTTTTTTCTTGGTTGCAGGTTGTCTGGTCCCCAAAAGTGAGATTATAGTCAGAGATGTGGGGGTCAACCCCAGCCGGACAGGCATTTTACGCATTCTGCAATCAATGGGTGCTGATATTGAGTTGTTTAATCGTTGCGAGAAATTAGAACCCACCAGTGACGTTGTAGTGCGCTCTAGTACGTTGAGAGCGGTAAACATTACTTCCGAAATGGTGCCTGATCTAATTGATGAGTTGCCAGTTATTGCTGTAGCCGCTTGTTTGGCTAGTGGTACTACTACTATTCGGGGGGCTTCAGAGCTACGGGTAAAAGAGAGCGATCGCTTGGCTGCTATTAGTTCAGAACTCTCGCGGCTGGGGGCCAAAATCCAAGAACTAGATGATGGACTCATCATCGAGGGTGTCCCCCGGTTACGCGGCGGGAGGGTGCGCAGCTTTGGTGATCACCGAATAGCGATGGCTTTGGCGATTGCCGGCATAGCCTGCGAATCGCCCGTAATTATTGAAGGCGCTGAGGCTGTGGATATATCTTTTCCAGACTTCTTTTGTACTTTGGAGTCTCTTCGATAG
- a CDS encoding bifunctional 4-hydroxy-3-methylbut-2-enyl diphosphate reductase/30S ribosomal protein S1, producing MQVIVARGSGFCYGVKRAVQLAENAISTSDKPIYSLGPLVHNQQMVEFLRQKGLEPRDSIDELSGGRVVIRAHGVSPLVFFEAERRGLEVIDATCPRVKKGQKLASSLANRGYPVLIVGSLSHPEVQALIGWANGQAIIIENQRETDNLPHLEKAAIIAQTTESIDVFAAVVEQIRRKVDYLLVYNTICEATWRRQKAARELARRVEAMVVVGGHQSSNTTQLARICLQAGVPTYHVESAQELRGQWFKGLNRVGVTAGASTPEWIIEEVVTRMSELNQENIFEAGGEHQGSAGLAAEPVSACSPPTSCDDSLVGEPEKQASSNDTVDNEEKGEGAAQEQLENQDQMEAQLAEGVKEIRRGEIVTGTVVQINENEVLVDVGGKSEGIIPLSELSARGQVSPREVVQVGDSIAVYVLKVENEEGHPILSKKRADREVAWEKLEEAFKNQTRLEAPVIEVVKGGLLVDVGIKGFVPASLVERGYVEDLNSYLGKKLRLKVIEVDRRKNKAVLSQKAVLEEEFAERRKETWDSLAEGQIRHGVVRRLTNFGAFIDIGAVDGLLHVSEMSWGRVEHPSDLLHEGQEVDVKVLEVDRERGRISLGMKYLQPNPWDTAEERYPVGSIVNGKVLRTASFGAFVEVEPGIEGLVHISQLADFHVAKTEDVVSVGDVVSVKVLSVDSKAQRMSLSLREAGRALPEKATEEREAAMNTPANHNTNEGGVRLGELFGDLFEQNSGH from the coding sequence TTGCAGGTTATAGTGGCACGTGGTTCCGGTTTTTGCTACGGAGTTAAGCGAGCAGTCCAATTGGCGGAAAATGCAATAAGTACTAGCGACAAGCCCATATATTCTTTAGGGCCATTAGTGCACAATCAGCAGATGGTGGAGTTCCTAAGGCAGAAAGGGCTCGAGCCTCGTGACAGTATTGATGAGCTGTCAGGGGGACGAGTAGTTATTCGCGCCCACGGGGTTTCACCATTAGTTTTTTTTGAGGCCGAGAGGCGGGGTTTGGAAGTTATTGATGCTACCTGTCCAAGGGTTAAAAAAGGCCAAAAGCTTGCTAGCAGCTTAGCCAATAGAGGTTATCCCGTACTTATAGTAGGAAGCTTATCCCACCCTGAGGTTCAAGCTTTGATTGGCTGGGCCAATGGCCAAGCTATCATAATTGAAAACCAACGAGAGACTGACAATCTGCCGCACTTGGAAAAGGCGGCTATTATAGCGCAGACTACCGAAAGCATAGATGTCTTTGCAGCGGTGGTTGAACAAATTAGGCGAAAGGTAGACTACTTATTAGTTTATAATACCATTTGCGAAGCTACATGGCGTCGCCAGAAGGCAGCTAGGGAACTGGCCAGACGAGTCGAGGCTATGGTTGTGGTTGGGGGGCATCAAAGCTCCAATACTACCCAACTGGCTCGCATCTGTTTACAAGCAGGCGTACCCACGTACCACGTTGAATCTGCCCAGGAGCTTCGTGGCCAGTGGTTTAAAGGACTTAATCGGGTTGGAGTGACAGCCGGCGCTTCAACACCAGAATGGATTATTGAGGAGGTAGTAACTCGCATGTCAGAACTTAACCAAGAAAACATCTTTGAGGCAGGTGGGGAGCACCAGGGTAGCGCCGGTTTGGCCGCGGAACCAGTTAGTGCATGTTCACCTCCAACTTCTTGCGATGACTCTCTAGTTGGTGAGCCTGAAAAACAGGCATCAAGCAATGATACAGTTGACAACGAAGAAAAAGGAGAGGGCGCTGCCCAGGAACAGTTAGAGAACCAAGACCAGATGGAAGCCCAACTGGCAGAAGGCGTGAAGGAAATCCGTAGGGGCGAGATAGTCACTGGTACTGTGGTACAAATTAATGAAAACGAAGTTTTGGTTGACGTGGGCGGTAAATCTGAGGGGATAATACCGCTTTCTGAGCTAAGCGCTAGGGGACAAGTTAGTCCTCGCGAGGTAGTACAAGTCGGAGACTCGATTGCGGTATACGTTCTTAAGGTTGAAAATGAAGAGGGCCACCCGATTCTTTCTAAGAAACGGGCTGACCGAGAAGTAGCATGGGAAAAACTTGAGGAGGCTTTCAAGAATCAAACTCGGCTCGAAGCTCCAGTGATTGAAGTAGTGAAAGGCGGACTTCTAGTGGATGTGGGGATTAAAGGGTTTGTTCCTGCATCACTAGTGGAGCGGGGCTATGTGGAAGACCTAAACTCGTATCTTGGTAAAAAGTTGCGGCTGAAAGTAATTGAGGTAGACCGCCGAAAGAACAAGGCGGTACTATCCCAAAAAGCAGTACTGGAAGAAGAGTTTGCCGAAAGGCGTAAGGAAACTTGGGATTCCCTCGCCGAGGGCCAGATCCGCCACGGGGTAGTCAGGCGCCTGACTAATTTTGGAGCTTTCATAGACATAGGGGCAGTCGATGGTTTGCTTCACGTATCGGAAATGTCTTGGGGAAGAGTTGAGCATCCTTCCGACCTTCTCCATGAGGGTCAGGAGGTTGATGTAAAAGTTCTCGAGGTTGACCGCGAACGAGGAAGAATATCTCTGGGAATGAAATATTTGCAACCAAACCCCTGGGATACTGCTGAAGAACGTTACCCCGTAGGATCGATTGTAAACGGAAAGGTATTGCGTACAGCCTCCTTTGGGGCTTTTGTGGAAGTTGAGCCGGGGATTGAAGGTCTAGTGCATATTTCTCAGTTGGCGGACTTTCATGTGGCTAAAACCGAAGATGTAGTCTCGGTAGGCGATGTCGTTTCCGTTAAGGTTCTGAGCGTAGACTCTAAGGCGCAAAGAATGAGCCTGAGCCTCCGGGAAGCCGGTAGAGCCTTGCCAGAAAAGGCTACAGAGGAACGTGAAGCTGCGATGAATACTCCCGCCAACCACAATACCAATGAGGGCGGGGTTAGATTGGGAGAGCTTTTTGGCGACTTATTTGAACAAAACAGCGGGCATTGA
- a CDS encoding (d)CMP kinase — protein MSFKNSIAIDGPAGAGKSTAAKLLAKQVGYVYVDTGAMYRALTYKALSIGVRIDDEESIETMAAETELEIKPSNCGANTRIFCDGYEVTDQIRSPLVSGNVSLIARMASVRRRLQRLQRDIASQMDVVMDGRDVGTRVLPEARFKFFLTASVIIRAERRYKELRGTGEPVSLWAVKKQVIARDLSDSLRFLDPLVRAPTAVLIDSTNLDIGQVVEVMVSHVCT, from the coding sequence ATGTCGTTCAAGAATAGCATTGCCATTGATGGTCCAGCTGGGGCTGGAAAGAGCACGGCTGCCAAGCTTTTGGCTAAACAAGTTGGGTACGTTTACGTAGACACAGGAGCTATGTATAGGGCTCTTACTTACAAAGCCCTAAGCATAGGAGTAAGAATTGATGACGAGGAAAGCATCGAAACCATGGCAGCCGAAACTGAGCTGGAGATTAAGCCTTCCAATTGTGGAGCAAATACACGCATATTTTGCGATGGTTATGAAGTGACAGACCAGATCCGCTCGCCATTGGTATCTGGAAACGTATCGTTAATAGCCAGAATGGCGTCGGTACGACGACGCCTCCAGCGCTTACAAAGGGATATAGCCAGCCAGATGGATGTGGTTATGGATGGGCGAGATGTAGGCACAAGGGTGCTGCCCGAGGCGCGCTTCAAGTTTTTTTTAACTGCATCAGTTATAATAAGAGCTGAAAGAAGGTATAAAGAGTTACGCGGAACGGGGGAGCCTGTATCCTTGTGGGCAGTAAAGAAACAAGTGATAGCAAGGGATCTCTCTGATTCACTGCGTTTCCTAGATCCTTTGGTTCGGGCTCCTACAGCTGTGTTAATCGATTCTACAAACTTGGATATTGGTCAAGTAGTCGAGGTTATGGTTTCGCATGTATGTACCTGA
- the aroH gene encoding chorismate mutase, producing MLRGIKGAIGVEANTKEAIEAASEQLLTAIIKANQINIDDVASVFFTTTPDLNAGFPAAAARKLGFSQVPLMGAVEMSVPGSPPRIIRVVLHVNTSKQQREMIHVYLGRARHLRPDLSNGSTVVG from the coding sequence TTGCTTCGTGGCATTAAGGGCGCTATCGGGGTTGAGGCTAATACCAAAGAAGCGATTGAGGCTGCAAGCGAACAGTTGCTAACAGCGATTATAAAGGCCAATCAAATAAACATAGACGATGTTGCCAGCGTTTTTTTCACTACTACCCCAGATCTAAACGCTGGTTTTCCTGCAGCTGCTGCCAGAAAACTTGGTTTTTCCCAGGTTCCCCTTATGGGGGCAGTAGAAATGTCTGTACCAGGAAGCCCCCCTAGAATCATAAGGGTAGTCTTGCATGTGAATACCTCTAAGCAGCAACGGGAAATGATCCATGTTTATTTAGGTCGAGCCAGACACTTGCGGCCAGATTTGTCGAATGGCAGTACGGTAGTAGGGTAG
- the aroF gene encoding 3-deoxy-7-phosphoheptulonate synthase produces the protein MIVVMEPRATAGQVEAVKARLLKEGFRVHVSEGVERTIIGAIGDKTRLAGQSLEAMPGVEKIVPILKPFKLAAREFKPEDTIISLGTAQFGGGVIEVIAGPCAIETEELAMEAAMAVKAAGAKLFRGGAFKPRTSPYSFQGLGKEGLTILKRVREETGLLIVTEVMDARDVELVGEYADILQVGARNMQNFFLLRELGQQRHPVLLKRGPSATIEEWILAAEYVMSEGNNNVILCERGIRTFENYTRNTLDLSAVALAKQLTHLPVVVDPSHATGNWRLVTPMALAAIAAGADGLLIEVHPSPETAWSDGPQSLTPKHFQDLMVKVRDVASAVGKRWRERVK, from the coding sequence ATGATCGTAGTAATGGAACCAAGGGCTACCGCTGGCCAAGTTGAGGCAGTGAAGGCTAGGCTTCTTAAAGAAGGATTTCGGGTGCATGTATCGGAGGGTGTAGAACGAACCATCATAGGTGCCATTGGCGATAAGACTCGCTTGGCCGGCCAATCACTTGAAGCTATGCCGGGAGTAGAGAAAATCGTACCTATATTAAAACCGTTTAAACTGGCTGCTCGTGAGTTTAAGCCTGAGGACACGATAATCTCGCTAGGAACGGCCCAATTTGGAGGGGGCGTGATAGAAGTCATCGCTGGACCATGTGCCATTGAGACTGAGGAGCTGGCTATGGAAGCAGCAATGGCAGTCAAGGCTGCGGGAGCTAAATTGTTTCGTGGTGGAGCCTTTAAGCCACGTACCTCGCCTTATTCCTTCCAGGGGCTCGGGAAAGAGGGCTTGACTATTCTCAAGAGGGTTCGCGAAGAGACGGGGTTGTTGATCGTGACCGAGGTTATGGATGCCCGCGATGTGGAATTGGTAGGCGAATATGCTGATATCCTGCAGGTTGGTGCCCGCAACATGCAAAACTTCTTTTTACTTCGAGAGCTTGGCCAGCAGAGGCACCCGGTTCTTTTGAAACGTGGCCCATCGGCTACTATAGAAGAATGGATACTGGCTGCTGAATATGTGATGAGCGAGGGTAACAATAACGTGATTCTATGCGAGCGAGGGATCCGTACTTTCGAAAACTATACGCGGAATACTCTGGACTTGAGCGCTGTTGCCTTGGCCAAGCAACTCACTCATCTTCCAGTTGTTGTCGACCCTAGTCATGCTACCGGCAATTGGCGGTTGGTGACTCCTATGGCCCTGGCTGCCATAGCTGCCGGAGCAGATGGGCTGCTCATAGAGGTTCATCCCAGCCCAGAGACTGCATGGTCGGATGGACCCCAATCTCTTACCCCGAAGCACTTCCAAGATCTCATGGTAAAGGTAAGGGATGTTGCTAGCGCGGTTGGAAAAAGATGGAGGGAGAGAGTGAAATAA
- a CDS encoding 1-acyl-sn-glycerol-3-phosphate acyltransferase encodes MFYRFARWLFSLVFRYLCHWTVEGKENLPTQGPVIIVANHVSNWDPIVVGVALDRQVHFMAKEELFRVPVFRWILVALGAFSVDRSRGDLGAIKTALRLLLQGKVVGMFPEGKRNRSQDLLLPFQSGVALLALKTKAPVIPVGINGSRRIFYRGWFRPFTVRIGPPVKLPDIVGRKPSAGELATAVQYMEQAVSSLIGLKPSEKSANVGTFSDSK; translated from the coding sequence TTGTTTTATCGCTTTGCAAGGTGGCTATTTAGTTTAGTTTTTCGCTATCTATGCCACTGGACAGTTGAGGGAAAGGAAAACCTTCCTACCCAAGGGCCAGTTATTATCGTTGCTAATCATGTCAGCAACTGGGATCCTATCGTTGTGGGGGTGGCCTTAGACCGCCAGGTACATTTTATGGCAAAGGAGGAGCTCTTTAGGGTACCCGTTTTCAGGTGGATTTTGGTTGCCTTGGGGGCTTTTTCGGTTGATCGATCTCGAGGCGACCTTGGGGCTATCAAAACAGCGCTGAGGTTGTTATTGCAGGGCAAGGTAGTAGGAATGTTTCCAGAGGGGAAGCGAAACCGGAGCCAAGACCTGTTACTGCCGTTTCAGTCCGGAGTAGCTTTACTGGCCCTTAAGACCAAAGCACCGGTAATACCAGTTGGCATTAATGGAAGCCGGAGGATCTTTTACCGAGGTTGGTTTAGGCCTTTTACTGTCCGAATAGGACCCCCTGTGAAGCTACCCGATATTGTTGGCAGGAAACCATCAGCAGGTGAACTAGCCACAGCTGTTCAATACATGGAACAAGCCGTAAGTTCGTTAATCGGTCTAAAGCCAAGTGAAAAGTCGGCTAATGTTGGTACATTTTCTGACTCTAAGTAG
- a CDS encoding HutP family protein, protein MTLSGSRKVASIAIQMAISESREEENRLKSRFHGQGFKVAAVDYGGDFINSASKIVERAVVAAKREGVIRETHADEGAVAGATREALSQVMPKALGLNVGGKIGIARQGDHISVAIFFGIGLLHLDEVAIGLGHRAAALLANHAAGP, encoded by the coding sequence ATGACGCTATCCGGCAGCCGAAAAGTGGCTAGCATAGCAATACAAATGGCTATCAGTGAAAGCCGTGAAGAGGAAAACCGGTTGAAATCCAGGTTTCATGGGCAGGGGTTTAAAGTAGCAGCTGTTGATTATGGGGGCGACTTCATCAACTCAGCCAGTAAGATTGTGGAGCGGGCTGTAGTGGCTGCTAAGCGGGAAGGAGTGATACGGGAGACTCACGCTGACGAGGGAGCTGTGGCTGGCGCAACCAGGGAGGCTTTAAGCCAGGTAATGCCTAAAGCACTAGGGCTAAACGTTGGCGGCAAAATTGGCATTGCGCGGCAAGGAGACCATATTAGCGTAGCCATATTCTTTGGCATCGGTTTGTTACATTTAGATGAGGTGGCTATCGGGCTGGGACATCGTGCAGCTGCTTTACTGGCCAACCATGCAGCTGGGCCGTAA
- a CDS encoding DUF1614 domain-containing protein has product MFGMPVGAATLIAISILIYLGLAHRVLDRMRLTDRQALWVLGLMAIGSFINLPLGFRNLRMEINLGGAIIPVGVAVFLVATAGSRWEAARALVATAGTSVGLWVLNRYVLLPDPWHGAIAGIDPVLADPIIAGVVAFLLGRSRRAAFVAATIGVLLLDIFNLGWLLRSGLPGVVAIGGAGAFDAIVIAGVISVLLAETAGELRERLQRGNWARYERLPLNVPSKKPTTSTHNNPSLNSKPIRRG; this is encoded by the coding sequence ATGTTCGGAATGCCCGTAGGGGCAGCTACGCTTATTGCCATATCAATTTTGATTTACCTCGGTTTAGCCCATAGGGTTCTAGATCGTATGCGCTTAACCGACCGACAGGCTTTGTGGGTATTGGGATTAATGGCGATTGGCAGTTTCATCAATCTCCCTCTTGGCTTCAGGAATCTTCGCATGGAAATCAACCTAGGAGGGGCAATTATACCTGTTGGAGTAGCTGTCTTTCTCGTGGCCACTGCTGGCAGTCGCTGGGAAGCAGCACGTGCTCTCGTGGCTACAGCAGGAACAAGTGTTGGTCTGTGGGTATTGAACCGGTACGTCCTTTTGCCTGACCCTTGGCACGGCGCGATAGCGGGGATTGATCCGGTGCTGGCTGACCCGATAATTGCCGGCGTAGTAGCTTTCCTATTGGGGCGTTCTCGGAGAGCTGCGTTCGTTGCCGCCACCATCGGCGTCCTTTTGCTGGACATATTTAATCTGGGTTGGCTTTTGCGCTCTGGATTGCCTGGGGTAGTTGCCATAGGTGGAGCTGGAGCATTTGATGCCATAGTAATTGCTGGTGTCATTTCTGTCTTGTTGGCTGAGACTGCTGGAGAACTAAGGGAGAGACTCCAAAGAGGAAATTGGGCACGTTACGAGCGCCTTCCCTTAAACGTACCTTCAAAAAAACCAACTACTAGTACCCATAACAACCCTAGCCTTAACAGCAAACCTATAAGACGGGGGTAA